The following are encoded together in the Dyella terrae genome:
- a CDS encoding TVP38/TMEM64 family protein, whose amino-acid sequence MSRLRAALPLILLVIAGIALFSSGLMDRLHPEQLVQHQAQMRANIATAPWLSRITFIGLLTLAMSTGVPGTVIIIMAGGFAFGVVEGSIYSSIGLTLGTLILFLASRYAFGAGSKHPPALVDKLHHGFERHPVAYTMFLRFVPVAPFGLITVALAWLRCPLWLFLGASWLGGTVSLIFETSIGAGLGDALAQSHGHFGLGLLMQPRVWMPISAIALLALLPLLVERIVRRRHRNALGNAPAHSQD is encoded by the coding sequence TTGAGCCGCCTGCGTGCCGCCCTGCCGCTGATTCTGCTGGTCATCGCCGGCATCGCTTTGTTCAGCTCAGGCCTGATGGATCGCCTGCACCCCGAGCAATTGGTGCAGCATCAGGCCCAGATGCGCGCCAACATCGCCACCGCCCCGTGGCTTAGCCGGATCACCTTCATCGGCCTGCTGACGCTAGCCATGTCCACCGGCGTGCCGGGCACCGTCATCATCATCATGGCCGGCGGCTTTGCTTTCGGGGTGGTGGAAGGCAGCATCTACTCGTCCATCGGGCTGACGCTGGGCACGCTGATCCTGTTCCTGGCCAGCCGCTACGCCTTCGGCGCGGGCAGCAAGCACCCTCCTGCCCTGGTGGACAAACTACATCACGGCTTTGAGCGGCATCCGGTGGCCTACACCATGTTCCTGCGCTTCGTGCCTGTGGCGCCGTTCGGCCTCATCACGGTGGCACTGGCCTGGCTACGTTGCCCGCTGTGGCTATTCCTGGGCGCCAGTTGGCTGGGCGGCACGGTCTCCCTGATCTTCGAGACATCGATCGGTGCAGGTCTTGGGGACGCGCTGGCGCAAAGCCATGGGCACTTCGGGCTGGGCCTGCTGATGCAACCCCGCGTATGGATGCCGATCTCCGCCATCGCGCTGCTGGCCCTGCTCCCGCTGCTGGTGGAGCGTATTGTGCGTCGTCGGCATCGGAACGCTTTAGGCAACGCACCGGCTCATTCGCAGGATTGA
- a CDS encoding deaminase, whose product MLPQQIHLTLPPWIGDVVDTNKRYVTDEERVALAIELSRLNVERSHGGPFGAAVFDGQGRVVSVGVNRVVPQTCSVAHAEMMAYMSAQQRLAAFRLNADGGHYSLATSAQPCCQCYGATVWAGVDELLIGARAEDVEELTEFDEGPLPADWIGELEKRGIAVRRDILREQARGVLAAYGQSGQHY is encoded by the coding sequence ATGCTCCCTCAACAAATTCACCTGACCCTGCCGCCGTGGATCGGCGATGTGGTCGACACCAACAAGCGCTACGTCACTGACGAGGAACGCGTGGCTCTCGCTATCGAACTTTCACGCCTGAACGTCGAGCGGAGCCACGGCGGCCCGTTCGGTGCGGCGGTGTTCGATGGACAGGGACGCGTCGTGTCCGTGGGCGTCAATCGCGTGGTGCCGCAGACGTGCTCCGTCGCGCACGCGGAAATGATGGCCTACATGAGCGCCCAACAGCGCCTCGCAGCGTTCCGCCTCAATGCGGACGGTGGCCACTACTCCCTGGCCACCAGCGCGCAGCCGTGCTGCCAGTGCTACGGCGCCACCGTATGGGCCGGCGTGGATGAACTGCTGATCGGCGCGCGCGCCGAGGACGTGGAAGAACTCACGGAGTTTGACGAAGGTCCGCTGCCCGCAGACTGGATCGGCGAACTCGAGAAGCGCGGCATTGCTGTGCGGCGCGACATCCTGCGCGAGCAGGCGCGCGGCGTGCTGGCGGCCTATGGCCAGAGCGGACAGCACTATTGA
- a CDS encoding glutamine--tRNA ligase/YqeY domain fusion protein yields the protein MSTENAAVEPIASPAAPQADGQRADVQRDFIRQIIREDLATGKHHAIRTRFPPEPNGYLHIGHAKAICLNFGIAREFTGWCNLRLDDTNPGKEDPEFVEGIKDDVRWLGYEWHDLRHASDYFEVFYDAAVKLIKDGVAYVDDLSPEDMRAYRGTLTEAGRNSPFRDRSAEENLDLFQRMRAGEFADGAKTLRAKIDMTSGNMNMRDPAIYRIRKVTHQNTGDAWPIYPMYDYAHCLSDALEGITHSLCTLEFEDHRPLYDWFVDKVDLVNHPELWTHLREGGFRTEPAKPRQIEFSRLNLSYSITSKRKLAQLVNENLVDGWDDPRMNTLRGLRRRGFTPGGLRLLIERLGVSKQNSIIDYSILENCVREDLDASAPRRMAVLDPLKLVITNLPEGHEEQLTFSNHPKDESFGTRSVPFSRELWIEREDFAEVPPKGFHRLKPEGEVRLRGVGIAKCEEMVKDADGNVIELRCSLDLESRQGMPGADRKVKGTIHWVSAKHGVSTEVRVYDRLFNVPDPDDETDGKTWIEHINPEAKRIVTAWLEPAAANVDPEQRFQFERLGYFVADRIDHTAGKPVFNRTVTLRDAWTKQAG from the coding sequence ATGTCTACCGAAAACGCCGCCGTTGAACCCATCGCCTCGCCCGCTGCCCCGCAGGCCGACGGACAACGCGCCGATGTTCAAAGGGATTTCATCCGCCAGATCATCCGCGAGGACCTGGCTACCGGTAAGCATCACGCCATCCGCACGCGCTTCCCGCCCGAGCCCAACGGCTACCTGCACATTGGCCACGCCAAGGCGATCTGCCTGAACTTCGGCATCGCCCGCGAGTTCACCGGCTGGTGCAACCTGCGCCTGGACGACACCAATCCCGGCAAGGAAGACCCGGAGTTCGTCGAGGGCATCAAGGACGACGTGCGCTGGCTCGGCTACGAGTGGCACGACCTGCGCCACGCCTCCGACTATTTCGAGGTGTTCTACGACGCTGCCGTCAAGCTGATCAAGGATGGCGTGGCCTATGTGGATGACCTGAGCCCGGAAGACATGCGCGCCTATCGCGGCACCCTCACTGAAGCCGGCCGCAACTCGCCGTTCCGCGATCGCAGCGCGGAGGAGAACCTCGATCTGTTTCAGCGTATGCGCGCGGGCGAATTCGCCGACGGCGCCAAGACACTGCGCGCGAAGATCGACATGACGTCGGGCAACATGAACATGCGCGACCCGGCCATCTATCGCATCCGCAAAGTGACCCATCAGAACACCGGCGACGCCTGGCCGATCTATCCGATGTACGACTACGCGCACTGCTTGTCTGACGCGCTGGAAGGCATCACGCACTCGCTGTGCACGCTGGAATTCGAAGACCATCGCCCGCTGTACGACTGGTTCGTCGACAAGGTCGACCTGGTCAATCATCCGGAGCTGTGGACGCACCTGCGCGAAGGCGGTTTCCGCACGGAACCGGCCAAGCCGCGACAGATCGAGTTCTCGCGCCTCAACCTCTCCTACTCGATTACCAGCAAGCGCAAGCTCGCGCAGTTGGTGAACGAGAATCTGGTGGACGGCTGGGACGATCCGCGCATGAACACGCTGCGCGGCCTGCGTCGCCGTGGCTTCACGCCTGGTGGCCTGCGCCTGCTCATCGAACGACTGGGTGTGAGCAAGCAGAACAGCATCATCGATTACTCGATTCTTGAGAACTGCGTGCGCGAAGATCTCGACGCTTCCGCGCCGCGCCGCATGGCTGTGCTCGATCCGCTCAAGTTGGTGATCACCAACCTGCCGGAAGGCCACGAAGAACAGCTCACGTTCTCCAATCATCCGAAGGACGAGAGCTTCGGCACGCGCAGCGTGCCGTTCTCGCGCGAGCTGTGGATTGAGCGCGAGGATTTCGCCGAAGTGCCGCCGAAGGGCTTTCATCGTCTCAAGCCCGAAGGCGAAGTACGCCTGCGTGGCGTCGGCATCGCGAAGTGCGAGGAGATGGTGAAGGATGCCGACGGCAACGTCATCGAACTGCGCTGCTCGCTGGATCTCGAATCGCGCCAGGGTATGCCGGGCGCCGATCGCAAAGTGAAGGGCACCATTCACTGGGTCAGCGCCAAGCATGGCGTGTCCACCGAAGTGCGCGTGTACGACCGCCTGTTCAATGTGCCGGACCCGGACGACGAGACCGACGGCAAGACGTGGATAGAGCACATCAACCCGGAGGCCAAGCGCATCGTCACGGCATGGCTGGAGCCGGCAGCGGCAAACGTCGACCCGGAACAGCGATTCCAGTTCGAGCGCCTGGGTTATTTTGTCGCCGACCGTATCGATCACACCGCCGGCAAGCCTGTTTTCAACCGCACTGTCACGCTGCGTGACGCGTGGACCAAGCAGGCCGGCTGA
- a CDS encoding DUF2007 domain-containing protein, translated as MRIAYRAESLIDAHLVKDALERAEIPAFVSGEYLTGAVGQLPALDYVAVLVPESSLAAAEQVVREVEQDLREARLALNDPDEDPDALQPAFC; from the coding sequence ATGCGCATCGCCTACCGAGCCGAAAGCCTGATCGACGCCCATCTGGTCAAGGATGCGCTGGAGCGCGCTGAGATCCCGGCCTTCGTCTCAGGCGAGTATCTGACCGGGGCCGTGGGGCAACTGCCCGCCCTGGACTACGTTGCCGTGTTGGTTCCGGAGTCCAGCCTGGCTGCGGCGGAGCAGGTCGTGCGCGAGGTCGAGCAGGATCTCCGGGAGGCCCGGCTGGCGCTCAACGATCCCGACGAAGATCCCGACGCGCTGCAACCGGCCTTTTGCTGA
- a CDS encoding adenine phosphoribosyltransferase produces MQPIASLIRAVPDFPKPGVMFRDITPLLADAGGFARCIDALAEPWQGSGVQAVCGIESRGFIFGAALAQKLHAGFVPLRKPNKLPPPVVSVDYQLEYGMDRLEARNDALRPGERVLIVDDVLATGGTLAAARALVLKLGAQLVGASVVIELAELQGRERWQQDSTPLHALLRY; encoded by the coding sequence CTGCAACCGATTGCCTCGCTTATCCGCGCCGTTCCGGATTTCCCTAAGCCGGGGGTGATGTTTCGCGACATCACGCCTTTGCTGGCCGATGCGGGCGGTTTCGCGCGATGCATCGACGCGCTGGCCGAGCCTTGGCAGGGCAGTGGGGTGCAGGCTGTGTGTGGCATCGAATCGCGCGGGTTCATCTTCGGCGCTGCGTTGGCGCAGAAGCTGCACGCCGGCTTTGTCCCGCTGCGCAAACCCAACAAACTCCCGCCGCCGGTTGTGTCGGTGGATTACCAGCTCGAATACGGCATGGATCGCCTGGAGGCGCGCAATGACGCGTTGCGGCCCGGTGAAAGGGTATTGATCGTCGATGACGTACTGGCGACAGGCGGAACGCTCGCCGCCGCGCGCGCACTGGTGCTCAAACTGGGCGCGCAGTTGGTGGGCGCGAGCGTGGTGATCGAACTGGCCGAACTGCAGGGGCGCGAACGCTGGCAGCAGGACAGTACACCGCTGCACGCCTTGCTGCGTTACTAA
- the msrA gene encoding peptide-methionine (S)-S-oxide reductase MsrA, giving the protein MLGTGTFKQRMPQHADALPGRAHSIVPSASHHVLHTSLQPEAFPGAHVLVVGMGCFWGAERLFWTVPGVLSTSAGYAGGYTAHPTYDDVCSGRTGHAEVVRVVYDPHNVDRDALLRVFWENHDPTQGMRQGKDVGTPYRSAIYVSDVRELADAEASAQRFQRELARAGYGLITTEIALTSPFYFAEDQHQQYLSKHPEGDCGLGGTGVTYPRL; this is encoded by the coding sequence ATGCTCGGTACAGGCACCTTCAAGCAACGGATGCCGCAGCACGCCGATGCGTTGCCCGGCCGTGCCCATTCCATCGTGCCCTCCGCGTCGCATCATGTGCTGCACACATCGTTGCAACCCGAGGCCTTTCCGGGGGCACACGTGCTTGTCGTCGGCATGGGGTGCTTCTGGGGTGCGGAGCGCCTGTTCTGGACCGTCCCCGGCGTGTTGAGCACGTCAGCCGGTTATGCGGGTGGCTATACCGCCCATCCTACTTACGACGACGTGTGCTCGGGGCGAACCGGGCACGCCGAGGTGGTGCGTGTGGTGTACGACCCACATAACGTCGATCGCGACGCCTTGCTACGCGTGTTCTGGGAAAACCACGATCCCACGCAAGGCATGCGCCAGGGCAAAGACGTGGGTACGCCCTACCGTTCCGCTATTTACGTCAGCGACGTGCGGGAGTTGGCCGACGCCGAAGCGTCGGCACAGCGCTTTCAGAGAGAGTTGGCGCGTGCCGGTTACGGCCTGATCACCACGGAAATCGCGCTGACTAGCCCGTTCTATTTTGCCGAAGATCAGCATCAGCAGTATCTATCCAAGCACCCGGAGGGTGACTGCGGGCTGGGCGGTACCGGCGTGACGTATCCCAGGCTCTAG
- the oxyR gene encoding DNA-binding transcriptional regulator OxyR, with the protein MNLRDLHYLVALAEHRHFGRAAEASFVSQPTLSTQIKKLEDELGVALVERTPRKVLLTETGREIARRARGVLSEIEEIKAIAQRTRDPESGTLRLGIFPTLGPYLLPHLVPQVRKQFPRLELLLVEEKTEQVIRLLREGSLDVGILALPLHEESLHTEFLFEEPFVLAVPENHPLAHKQKRLKLDDLEDESLLLLEDGHCMRDQALEVCQLAGAGERSGFRATSLETLRQMVAANVGITLLPTLAIKPPVARTDNVHLLEFAGHPPSRRIALAWRKSSSMGTFLQRFAEVIRDLPAGLLQPNITDAKPARSSGR; encoded by the coding sequence ATGAACCTGCGCGACCTGCACTACCTCGTGGCTCTGGCCGAACACCGCCATTTCGGCCGCGCAGCCGAAGCGAGCTTCGTCAGCCAGCCTACGTTGTCCACCCAGATCAAGAAGCTGGAAGACGAATTGGGCGTGGCGCTGGTCGAGCGCACGCCGCGCAAGGTGCTGCTGACGGAAACGGGACGCGAGATCGCCCGCCGCGCGCGCGGCGTGCTGTCGGAGATCGAAGAGATCAAGGCGATTGCGCAACGCACGCGCGATCCGGAATCGGGCACGTTGCGCCTGGGGATTTTCCCTACGCTGGGGCCTTATCTGTTGCCGCATCTGGTGCCGCAGGTCCGCAAGCAGTTCCCCAGGCTCGAGCTGCTGTTGGTCGAAGAAAAGACCGAACAGGTCATCCGCCTGCTGCGCGAAGGTTCGTTGGACGTGGGCATCCTCGCACTGCCGCTGCACGAAGAAAGTCTGCACACGGAATTCCTGTTCGAAGAGCCCTTCGTGCTTGCCGTGCCGGAGAATCACCCTCTCGCGCACAAGCAGAAGCGGCTGAAGCTCGACGACTTGGAAGACGAGAGCCTGCTGTTGCTCGAAGACGGCCATTGCATGCGTGACCAGGCGCTGGAAGTCTGTCAGCTTGCCGGCGCGGGCGAGCGCTCGGGCTTTCGCGCCACCAGCCTGGAAACGCTGCGCCAGATGGTGGCGGCAAACGTGGGCATTACGCTCTTGCCGACACTCGCCATCAAGCCGCCGGTGGCCCGTACGGACAACGTGCACCTGCTGGAATTCGCCGGCCATCCGCCCAGCCGCCGTATCGCCCTGGCCTGGCGCAAGAGCTCGTCGATGGGGACGTTCCTGCAGCGTTTTGCGGAGGTGATCCGCGACTTGCCCGCCGGGCTGCTGCAGCCGAATATCACCGACGCCAAGCCTGCACGCTCATCGGGGCGCTGA
- a CDS encoding M1 family metallopeptidase, whose amino-acid sequence MRRFVRPLVLTALAACCGAALAAPAADDQPHGRLPGWAQPESYQLDFKVDPRQQDFSGTTVIKVKLTQASDHLWLHGRELKIGKVTVTDAAGKAHAAKYVEVAPQEGVVRIDFGSTLKPQELTLAFDYTAPLNQQLQGLYKVSHEGQPYAMTQMEPISARFAFPGFDEPGFKTPFDIRLTIPDDEVGVANTKQVKEEAAGKGWKKLTFSTTKPLPTYLVAFGVGPWDVVKGPDISPTAYRTDTLELRGIAAKGEGHRMQHVLGETPSIIHTLEDYYGFGYPWDKLDLLAAPDFSAGAMENPGLVTFRDWLLLIDPDSSASYVRGSFNVTAHELAHQWTGDTVTLAWWDDLWLNEAFATWMQQKVTQKVHPEYRADLDRVRGAQGAMNGDSLVTTRKIRQPITGNGDIETAFDGITYQKGAAVLGMFEGYVGETTFQKGMRAYIQDHKFGNATADDLIDAIAKAADKGDDFKQAFKSFLNQPGVPYVQTELSQDGGKTVLKLSQSRYLPVGSKGDTSQVWGVPMCVRYGTANGSKVSCELLDKATGSMVLTDASKGTWVLPNANGSGYYRFAMAKSDLTNLGKQIGKLDDAEQLAYADAVYASFKHGDLDAGDMLVALKPLTASKTREVAVAPLGSFNWIYRNLAQTDAQRAKLTAWAKAAYLPRMTQLGYHRKANEADSDSLLRNTLADELALVVKLPEVRAELLKQGDAALKRKADGRLDLAAADPDLIGSALAVAVQERGKPAVDALIAELPQTSDPAQRNAILDGLSEANDPALTLQVRNFALDKKVKVGEMGMLLRGGRDTRTERDAAWQWATTNYDKIVDRTGSFSGGRLPDLVGGGGCSQDEADRLQAFFKDRAKQVSGAERGLAQASETTVLCHALVQKQDAAAILR is encoded by the coding sequence ATGCGTCGTTTCGTCCGCCCACTCGTTCTCACCGCGCTGGCCGCCTGCTGTGGCGCCGCCCTGGCCGCTCCCGCCGCCGATGATCAGCCCCACGGCCGGTTGCCGGGTTGGGCGCAGCCCGAGTCCTATCAGCTCGACTTCAAAGTCGATCCGCGCCAGCAGGATTTCTCCGGCACCACCGTCATCAAGGTCAAGCTGACGCAGGCGTCGGATCATCTGTGGCTGCATGGGCGCGAGCTGAAGATCGGCAAGGTCACCGTTACCGACGCAGCGGGCAAGGCACACGCGGCGAAGTACGTGGAAGTGGCCCCGCAGGAAGGCGTGGTGCGCATCGATTTCGGCAGCACGCTCAAGCCGCAGGAGCTGACGCTCGCCTTTGACTACACCGCGCCGCTCAACCAGCAGTTGCAGGGTTTGTACAAGGTCAGCCACGAGGGCCAGCCCTACGCGATGACGCAGATGGAACCCATCAGCGCGCGCTTCGCTTTTCCGGGCTTCGACGAGCCCGGCTTCAAGACGCCGTTCGACATTCGCCTGACCATTCCCGACGACGAAGTGGGCGTAGCCAACACCAAGCAGGTGAAGGAAGAAGCCGCCGGCAAGGGCTGGAAGAAGCTCACCTTCTCCACCACCAAGCCGCTGCCGACCTACCTTGTCGCCTTTGGCGTGGGTCCGTGGGACGTGGTGAAGGGCCCCGACATTTCGCCGACCGCGTACCGCACCGATACGCTGGAATTGCGTGGTATCGCCGCCAAGGGCGAAGGCCATCGCATGCAGCACGTGCTGGGTGAAACGCCGAGCATCATCCACACGCTAGAGGACTACTACGGCTTCGGTTATCCGTGGGACAAGCTCGACCTGCTCGCCGCACCGGATTTCTCCGCAGGCGCGATGGAAAACCCCGGCCTGGTCACCTTCCGCGACTGGCTGCTGTTGATCGATCCGGATTCCTCGGCCAGCTACGTGCGCGGCTCGTTCAACGTCACTGCACATGAGCTGGCGCACCAGTGGACGGGCGATACCGTCACGCTCGCCTGGTGGGACGACCTGTGGCTCAACGAAGCCTTCGCCACCTGGATGCAGCAGAAGGTGACGCAGAAAGTACATCCGGAATACCGCGCTGACCTCGACCGCGTGCGCGGTGCGCAGGGTGCGATGAACGGCGACAGCCTGGTTACCACGCGCAAGATCCGCCAGCCGATCACCGGCAACGGTGACATCGAAACCGCGTTCGACGGCATCACCTATCAGAAGGGCGCCGCCGTGCTCGGCATGTTCGAAGGCTACGTGGGTGAAACCACGTTCCAGAAGGGCATGCGCGCGTACATCCAGGATCACAAGTTTGGCAACGCCACCGCTGATGACCTGATCGACGCCATCGCGAAAGCCGCCGACAAGGGCGACGACTTCAAGCAGGCTTTCAAGAGCTTCCTCAACCAGCCGGGCGTGCCCTACGTGCAGACCGAGCTGAGCCAGGACGGTGGCAAGACCGTGCTCAAGCTCAGCCAGAGTCGCTACCTGCCGGTGGGCAGCAAGGGCGATACGAGCCAAGTATGGGGCGTGCCGATGTGCGTGCGTTACGGCACGGCCAACGGCAGCAAGGTGAGCTGCGAGCTGCTCGACAAGGCCACCGGTTCCATGGTGCTCACGGACGCGAGCAAGGGCACGTGGGTGCTGCCCAACGCCAATGGCAGCGGCTACTACCGCTTCGCCATGGCGAAGAGCGACCTCACCAACCTCGGCAAGCAGATCGGCAAGCTCGACGACGCCGAACAGCTCGCCTACGCCGACGCTGTCTACGCCAGCTTCAAGCACGGTGACCTCGATGCGGGCGACATGCTCGTCGCGCTCAAGCCGCTGACGGCGTCCAAGACGCGCGAAGTGGCTGTCGCGCCGCTGGGCAGCTTCAACTGGATCTACCGCAACCTTGCACAGACCGATGCGCAGCGCGCCAAGCTCACCGCATGGGCCAAGGCCGCCTACCTGCCGCGCATGACCCAGCTCGGCTATCACCGCAAGGCGAACGAGGCCGACAGCGACTCCCTGCTGCGCAACACCCTCGCCGACGAACTCGCGTTGGTGGTCAAGCTGCCGGAAGTGCGCGCCGAACTGCTCAAGCAGGGTGACGCCGCACTGAAGCGCAAGGCCGATGGCCGCCTCGACCTCGCCGCCGCCGACCCTGACCTGATCGGCAGCGCGCTTGCCGTGGCCGTGCAGGAGCGTGGTAAGCCGGCGGTGGACGCACTCATCGCCGAACTGCCGCAGACCAGCGACCCGGCGCAGCGCAACGCCATCCTCGACGGTCTCTCGGAAGCGAACGATCCGGCACTGACCCTGCAGGTGCGCAACTTCGCCCTCGACAAGAAGGTGAAGGTGGGTGAGATGGGCATGCTGCTGCGCGGCGGCCGCGATACCCGCACCGAACGCGATGCGGCATGGCAGTGGGCTACCACCAACTACGACAAGATCGTGGATCGCACCGGCAGCTTCTCCGGCGGCAGGCTTCCCGATCTCGTCGGCGGTGGCGGTTGCTCGCAGGACGAAGCCGACCGCCTGCAGGCCTTCTTCAAGGACCGCGCGAAGCAGGTGAGCGGCGCCGAGCGCGGCCTCGCACAGGCAAGCGAAACCACCGTGCTCTGCCACGCGCTAGTACAGAAGCAGGACGCCGCAGCGATCCTGCGTTGA
- a CDS encoding NADP-dependent oxidoreductase, translating into MSVMNRQLLLKTRPEGLVSLDNFDLRETPVAELADGQALVRVLYISMDPTNRVWMSDIPQYMPPVAIGEVMRGIGIGRVVASKSTHYAVGDLVQGLVGWQDYALIDEKKMGYWVKLPPKPPVALPTLLGACGFSGITAYYGLTEIAPVEAGETLVVSAAAGSVGSIAGQIGKLRGARVVGIAGGAEKCRHLVDDLGFDAAVDYKADDFKQKLAEATPDGVHVNFENVGGPVMRAVLSRMVNGGRVALCGLIANYASGSKSSDDYGVIIVKRLTVRGFLAFDYKDQARAVQDLVGWVISGKVKAGETVADGLENAPLVLNRLFDGSHTGKLVLKVADDA; encoded by the coding sequence ATGAGCGTCATGAATCGCCAACTGCTGCTGAAAACCCGCCCAGAAGGGCTTGTCAGCCTGGATAACTTCGACCTGCGCGAAACGCCCGTAGCCGAACTGGCTGACGGCCAGGCGCTGGTGCGCGTGCTGTACATCTCCATGGATCCCACCAATCGCGTGTGGATGAGCGATATTCCGCAATACATGCCGCCCGTCGCCATTGGTGAAGTGATGCGTGGCATAGGCATCGGCCGTGTGGTGGCGTCGAAGTCGACGCACTATGCGGTGGGTGATCTCGTGCAAGGTCTGGTGGGTTGGCAGGACTACGCCCTGATCGACGAGAAGAAGATGGGTTACTGGGTGAAGCTGCCACCTAAGCCGCCCGTCGCGCTGCCCACGCTGCTGGGCGCCTGCGGTTTCAGTGGCATCACGGCGTATTACGGCCTCACCGAAATTGCCCCCGTCGAAGCCGGTGAAACACTCGTCGTGTCGGCAGCCGCCGGTTCGGTGGGTTCTATCGCGGGGCAGATCGGCAAGCTGCGCGGCGCGCGCGTCGTGGGCATCGCAGGCGGTGCAGAGAAGTGTCGCCATCTGGTCGATGATCTCGGCTTCGATGCCGCCGTCGATTACAAGGCCGACGACTTCAAGCAGAAACTCGCCGAAGCGACACCCGATGGCGTACACGTGAACTTCGAGAATGTCGGCGGCCCCGTGATGCGTGCAGTGTTGTCACGCATGGTCAATGGCGGCCGCGTCGCGCTGTGCGGACTCATCGCCAACTATGCGAGCGGCAGCAAGTCTTCCGACGATTACGGCGTGATCATCGTCAAGCGCCTCACCGTGCGCGGCTTTCTCGCCTTCGACTACAAGGACCAGGCACGTGCCGTGCAGGACCTGGTCGGTTGGGTCATAAGCGGCAAGGTGAAAGCCGGCGAAACCGTGGCGGATGGCCTGGAAAACGCACCGCTCGTACTCAACCGTCTGTTCGATGGCAGTCACACCGGCAAGCTGGTGTTGAAGGTGGCGGACGACGCCTGA
- a CDS encoding SDR family oxidoreductase has translation MASTLAPRVAGKRAFVTGAAGGLGAASARMLARHGAKVFLTDIDGDGVAAVAAEINRENGATVAWSAVQDVSDEATWQRTLADAAKAMGGLSVLVNNAGIGSLGGVERIELKEWHRVMAVNVDSVMLGCKHALPYLRDAQPASIVNISSLAAFKIDPDYTAYNTSKAAVASLSKSVAMDCTRQRIDVRCNSIHPAFIRTGIVKPFFDKLGEEEATKKLTRGIPMHRLGDPDDIAYAVLYLASDESRFVTAAELVIDGGARAV, from the coding sequence ATGGCGTCAACTCTTGCTCCACGCGTCGCTGGCAAGCGCGCATTCGTCACCGGCGCCGCGGGTGGCCTTGGCGCTGCATCCGCCCGCATGCTTGCGCGTCATGGCGCCAAGGTGTTCCTCACCGATATCGACGGCGATGGCGTGGCTGCCGTCGCCGCTGAAATCAACCGCGAGAACGGCGCCACGGTGGCGTGGTCTGCCGTGCAGGATGTGAGCGACGAGGCCACCTGGCAGCGCACGCTGGCCGATGCGGCAAAAGCCATGGGCGGCCTGTCCGTACTCGTCAACAACGCCGGTATCGGCTCGCTCGGCGGTGTGGAGCGCATCGAGCTGAAGGAATGGCATCGGGTAATGGCAGTCAACGTGGACAGTGTGATGCTGGGCTGCAAGCACGCCCTGCCCTATCTACGCGACGCCCAGCCCGCCTCCATCGTGAATATCTCGTCACTCGCCGCTTTCAAAATCGATCCGGACTACACCGCGTACAACACCTCGAAAGCCGCCGTCGCAAGCCTGAGCAAATCGGTAGCGATGGACTGCACGCGGCAGCGGATCGACGTGCGTTGTAACTCGATCCATCCCGCCTTTATCCGCACCGGCATCGTCAAGCCGTTCTTCGACAAGCTGGGCGAAGAAGAGGCCACGAAGAAACTCACACGCGGCATTCCCATGCACCGCCTGGGCGACCCGGACGATATCGCCTACGCCGTGCTCTATCTTGCTTCCGATGAAAGCCGCTTCGTCACCGCGGCGGAACTCGTCATTGACGGCGGCGCGCGCGCCGTCTGA